Proteins encoded by one window of Lutibacter sp. A64:
- the dut gene encoding dUTP diphosphatase, which produces MKIQIINKSKHELPSYETIASSGMDLRANIDAAITLKPLERAIIKTGLFIALPIGTEAQVRPRSGLAAKKGITVLNAPGTIDADYRGEIGVILVNISNEDFIINDGERIAQLVIAKHERAEWDVVEVLSETERGEGGFGSTGI; this is translated from the coding sequence ATGAAAATACAAATCATAAACAAATCTAAACACGAATTACCAAGTTACGAAACAATTGCTTCTTCCGGAATGGATTTACGTGCAAATATAGATGCTGCAATTACATTAAAACCTTTAGAAAGAGCCATTATTAAAACAGGTTTATTTATTGCTTTACCTATTGGAACTGAAGCACAAGTACGTCCAAGAAGTGGTCTAGCAGCAAAAAAAGGAATTACGGTTTTAAACGCTCCTGGAACTATTGATGCAGACTATAGAGGAGAAATTGGCGTGATTTTAGTGAATATTTCTAACGAAGATTTTATTATAAATGATGGTGAACGCATTGCTCAATTAGTAATTGCAAAACACGAACGTGCCGAATGGGATGTAGTTGAAGTTTTAAGTGAAACTGAACGCGGTGAAGGTGGTTTTGGAAGTACTGGAATTTAA
- a CDS encoding oligosaccharide flippase family protein, whose protein sequence is MSALKQFFKDTIIYGIAAVLPRAINIILVKLHTSKLTAEKYAVNTDYYVYAAYFNALLTYGMETAFFRFFSKEKDKGKVVSTSFLSLATTTFLFLVAMVIFSAEISGFFGFKNPLFFKLLIWTTVLDTMVVIPYAYLRVTNRPIRFTLYKVLNILIFAFFNLFFLWFVPYAMQKHIALPAWIISSYQNNPAVIFIFIAGTIASATTFLLLLPTLFKFKIQFDFELLKKMLRYAFPILIAGLAYVTNENLDKLLLGDMIGEQQMGIYAACYKLGVFMTLFIMAFRLGAEPFFFNHSEEKNATQTYAKILNWFIIAGAFFMIFIVAFIDIFASILLGSDEYFEALMIVPIILLANLLLGVYHNLAIWYKLTDKTRFGMYFSIIGAIITIVLNVIMIPKIGFMASAWATLTAYGVMMLLSYFIGKKYYPVPYNIKKIISYLFSATLLSYVSFNYFRENYFVSVGLVIIFGFLIYFNEKKEILAILKRN, encoded by the coding sequence TTGAGCGCACTTAAACAATTTTTTAAAGACACTATAATTTACGGAATTGCTGCAGTTTTACCGAGAGCTATTAATATTATTTTAGTAAAATTACACACCTCTAAATTAACTGCCGAAAAATATGCAGTAAACACAGATTATTATGTGTATGCCGCTTATTTTAATGCCTTACTAACCTACGGAATGGAAACTGCTTTTTTTCGATTTTTCTCAAAAGAAAAAGATAAAGGAAAGGTTGTTTCAACGTCGTTTTTAAGTTTAGCAACTACTACTTTTTTATTTTTAGTTGCCATGGTAATTTTTAGTGCTGAAATTTCAGGTTTTTTTGGTTTCAAAAACCCATTATTCTTTAAGTTATTAATTTGGACAACTGTTTTAGACACCATGGTAGTAATACCTTATGCCTATTTACGCGTGACTAACAGACCTATTAGGTTTACATTATATAAAGTATTAAACATCTTAATTTTTGCATTTTTTAACCTATTTTTTTTATGGTTTGTACCATACGCAATGCAAAAACACATAGCATTACCTGCTTGGATAATTTCAAGTTACCAAAACAACCCAGCCGTAATATTTATTTTTATTGCCGGAACCATAGCTAGTGCCACCACATTTTTATTATTACTACCAACACTTTTTAAGTTTAAAATTCAGTTCGATTTTGAATTATTAAAAAAAATGCTACGCTATGCTTTTCCTATCTTAATTGCTGGTTTAGCATATGTAACCAATGAAAATTTAGATAAATTATTATTGGGAGATATGATTGGGGAACAACAAATGGGAATCTATGCTGCTTGTTACAAATTAGGGGTTTTTATGACGCTCTTTATAATGGCATTTAGATTGGGCGCAGAACCGTTCTTTTTCAATCATTCCGAAGAAAAAAATGCTACACAAACCTACGCTAAAATATTAAATTGGTTTATTATAGCAGGTGCATTTTTTATGATATTTATTGTTGCTTTTATAGATATTTTCGCATCAATTTTATTGGGTAGCGACGAATATTTTGAAGCTTTAATGATTGTTCCAATAATTTTATTAGCAAACCTTTTATTAGGTGTTTACCACAATTTAGCAATCTGGTATAAATTAACCGATAAAACCAGGTTTGGAATGTATTTTTCAATTATTGGAGCTATAATTACAATTGTTTTAAATGTAATTATGATTCCTAAAATTGGCTTTATGGCTTCTGCTTGGGCAACGCTAACAGCTTATGGAGTTATGATGCTTTTATCTTATTTTATTGGAAAAAAATACTATCCAGTACCCTATAATATTAAAAAAATAATAAGTTATTTATTTTCAGCCACGCTACTTTCTTATGTTTCTTTTAACTATTTTAGAGAAAACTACTTTGTTTCTGTTGGCTTAGTAATCATTTTCGGATTTTTAATTTATTTTAATGAAAAAAAGGAAATTTTAGCTATTTTAAAACGAAATTAA
- a CDS encoding fructosamine kinase family protein encodes MKSDLNKHIEKQINKTLNLNAVFTWKKVGGGSINNAYKLTSKAQSFFVKTNTISIFKNGFKEEVHGLNFLKTNGVSIPQIIVEGTFNTEIYLVLSWVENYYETNKFWQNFAVQLADLHKNKSVQFGLNHNNFMGQLFQKNTFFNDFPSFFIENRLKPQVKIAFDNGLLQTKEVQLFESLYKQLGTIIPAEKPSAIHGDLWSGNFIAAINNKAVFIDPAVCYGHREVDLAMSLLFGGFSNEFYTTYNEVVPLEKGFNTRKDIYNLYPLLIHLNLFGTSYLKSIKTIVSQF; translated from the coding sequence GTGAAATCGGATTTAAATAAACATATAGAAAAGCAAATTAATAAAACATTGAATTTAAATGCTGTTTTTACTTGGAAAAAAGTAGGAGGTGGCTCTATAAATAATGCGTATAAATTGACTTCTAAAGCACAATCTTTTTTTGTAAAAACAAATACAATTTCAATTTTTAAAAATGGTTTTAAAGAAGAAGTTCATGGCCTTAATTTTTTAAAAACAAACGGAGTAAGCATTCCTCAAATAATTGTTGAAGGAACTTTTAATACAGAAATTTATTTAGTTTTAAGCTGGGTTGAAAACTACTATGAAACTAATAAGTTTTGGCAAAATTTTGCTGTTCAATTAGCCGATTTACATAAAAATAAGAGTGTGCAATTTGGGCTAAACCATAATAACTTTATGGGACAATTGTTTCAAAAAAATACTTTTTTTAATGATTTTCCTTCATTTTTTATAGAAAACAGACTAAAACCTCAAGTAAAAATAGCTTTTGATAACGGATTACTTCAAACAAAAGAAGTGCAGTTATTTGAAAGTTTGTATAAACAATTAGGAACTATAATTCCAGCAGAAAAACCAAGCGCAATTCACGGTGATTTATGGAGCGGAAATTTTATTGCTGCAATAAATAATAAAGCAGTTTTTATTGATCCGGCAGTGTGTTATGGACATAGAGAGGTTGATTTGGCAATGAGTTTATTGTTTGGTGGATTTTCTAATGAATTTTATACAACTTATAATGAAGTAGTTCCACTAGAAAAAGGCTTCAATACTAGAAAAGATATTTATAATTTATATCCGTTATTAATTCATTTAAATTTGTTTGGAACATCCTATCTAAAAAGTATTAAAACTATAGTTTCTCAGTTTTAA
- a CDS encoding NAD(P)H-dependent glycerol-3-phosphate dehydrogenase codes for MNTNPKIAVFGGGSWATAIVKMLCENLDQVGWYMRNQSAIDYIKENEHNPNYISSATFNVDQLFLSSDINEMVKYADILIFSIPSAFVKAELDTITEPYTSKTVFSAIKGIIPESGLIVGEHFNKILNVPIENIGVITGPCHAEEVAMERLSYLTVACKDEEKAKLVSKYISSHYIKTKTSDDIIGAEYAAMLKNIYAIAAGIAHGLGYGDNFQAVLMSNSIREIKRFIKKVHKMKRNINNSAYLGDLLVTGYSVFSRNRMFGNMIGKGYTVKSAMMEMSMIAEGYYATKSAYLLIKKNKTNTPIIDAVYQILYENKNPKKVFNKLTELLD; via the coding sequence ATGAATACAAACCCTAAAATAGCCGTTTTTGGAGGAGGAAGTTGGGCTACAGCAATTGTAAAAATGCTGTGCGAAAATTTAGATCAAGTTGGCTGGTATATGAGAAATCAGAGTGCTATAGATTATATAAAAGAAAACGAGCACAATCCAAATTATATAAGTTCTGCAACTTTTAATGTAGATCAATTATTTTTATCTAGTGATATTAATGAGATGGTAAAATATGCAGATATTTTAATTTTCTCTATTCCATCTGCATTTGTAAAAGCAGAATTAGATACAATAACCGAACCGTACACTTCAAAAACAGTGTTTTCAGCAATTAAAGGAATTATTCCAGAAAGTGGTTTAATTGTAGGAGAACACTTTAATAAAATATTAAATGTTCCAATTGAAAATATTGGAGTAATAACAGGCCCTTGTCATGCAGAAGAGGTTGCAATGGAACGCTTATCTTATTTAACAGTTGCTTGTAAAGATGAAGAAAAAGCTAAACTTGTAAGTAAATATATTTCTAGCCATTATATAAAAACAAAAACATCTGACGATATTATTGGAGCAGAATATGCTGCAATGCTAAAAAATATATATGCAATAGCAGCTGGTATTGCACACGGATTGGGCTATGGAGATAATTTTCAAGCTGTTTTAATGTCTAATTCAATTAGAGAAATAAAACGCTTTATTAAAAAGGTTCATAAAATGAAACGCAATATTAATAATTCGGCTTATTTAGGTGATTTATTAGTGACAGGTTATTCTGTTTTTAGTAGAAATAGAATGTTTGGTAATATGATTGGTAAAGGCTATACAGTTAAAAGCGCTATGATGGAAATGAGTATGATTGCTGAAGGATACTACGCAACAAAAAGTGCCTATTTATTAATTAAAAAAAATAAAACAAATACCCCAATTATTGATGCCGTTTATCAGATTTTATACGAAAATAAAAATCCGAAAAAAGTATTTAATAAATTAACAGAACTGCTAGATTAA
- a CDS encoding cold-shock protein, translated as MKKGTVKFFNESKGFGFITEAGSNTDYFVHISGLIDEIKEGDEVEFELKEGKKGLNAVNVKVI; from the coding sequence ATGAAAAAAGGTACAGTAAAATTTTTTAATGAATCTAAAGGTTTTGGATTTATTACAGAAGCAGGTTCTAATACAGATTATTTTGTTCACATTTCTGGATTGATTGATGAAATTAAAGAAGGAGATGAAGTAGAATTTGAACTGAAAGAAGGGAAAAAAGGTTTAAATGCAGTTAATGTAAAAGTTATCTAA